From the genome of Papaver somniferum cultivar HN1 chromosome 2, ASM357369v1, whole genome shotgun sequence, one region includes:
- the LOC113346891 gene encoding DNA mismatch repair protein MSH6-like → MAPSRRLSNGRSPLVNKQSQITAFFTPGKSNTSVSPSSAPSVKQNSKSTPPNPKSIPPKPKSSDSKKPLLVIGYDDHPSPSTPASNLSSIKTPESGKRLYGESVVRKRIRVYWPIDKQWYDGFVKSFDSLSGKHLIQYDDSEEEELDLEKEKIEWVEEEKKTTFRRLKRNLASENVVLDVVEKEEVKSSSGRSPRGLKMVVVEDDEEEEGGSGGDDSEDEDWGKNVEKEIIDDEMEEMDLVEEEEVNEEVESKSKRGCNSEPRKRKKLETEKLGSDKKCKTEGNIGKAVSKISQTGNASGLFGLAVNLEREHFTPNTENVLTGDIAERFGNREVEKFCFLGKDRRDAKRRRPGDVDYDPNTLYLPPDFVNNLTGGQRQWWEFKAKHMDKVLFFKMGKFYELYEMDAHVGTKELDLQYMKGEQPHCGFPEKNFSMNAEKLARKGYRVLVVEQTETPDQLELRRKKGSKDKVVKREICAVVTKGTLTEGEMLTIKPDASYMISVTEGFIASENQKDLLVIGVCIVDVSTSRFMLGKFADDSERNSLGSLLSELRPVEIIKPAKLLSSESEKVLLTHTRSPLVNELVPLLEFWSAEKTVAEVRSIYRRHKDQPVTSKKHIEDSDTNIEDGGSNDLPSVLSGLVNDGERGSYAVSAFGGCLSYLRKAFLDQSLLKCAKFELLPCSQFRDIPQKPYMILDAAAIENLELFENTRDGSSTGTLYGQLNQCVTSFGKRMLKNWLVRPLYLAESIRERQDAVAGCRGDALPHVLEFRKELSKLPDMERLLGRLFSRSEANGRNANKVVLYEDEAKRQLKEFISALRGCELMTCACSSLSAKLDDVDSSLLKRLLTPGKDLPDLSQVLKHFKEAFDWIEADQSGRIIPHVGADSEYDSACEVVKEIESKLERHLKEQQKVIRDASIKYVIVGKDTYLLEIPESLQGRVPQNYELRSSKKGVRRYWTPDIKKLLGELSQAESEKESKLKSILQRLIGCFCEHHIRWRQLVSAIAELDVLISLAIVSDYYEGPTCRPTIIDSPSSSEVPRLCAKSLGHPVRTSDSLGKGAFVPNDVNLGGPGCPSFILLTGPNMGGKSTLIRQVCIAVILAQLGADVPAEYFEISPVDRIFVRMGAKDHIMSGQSTFLTELSETASMLSSATSKSLVALDELGRGTSTSDGQAIAESVLDHFVHKVHCRGLFSTHYHRLAVDYERDPQVSLCHMGCRVGKESGGVEEVTFLYKLTPGACPKSYGVNVARLAGTPDSVLQKAAAMSKEFEKVYGKKKLKPTGESSSCNKDENFASLIKELGHFLANFSCPGDSEVKKMPLLCELQQTARRLLLQEH, encoded by the exons ATGGCTCCTTCACGTCGTCTCAGCAATGGTAGATCTCCATTAGTAAACAAACAAAGTCAAATCACTGCCTTCTTCACTCCCGGTAAGTCTAATACTTCAGTTTCCCCTTCTTCTGCTCCTTCTGTTAAACAAAACTCTAAATCTACTCCGCCAAACCCTAAATCTATTCCCCCGAAACCTAAATCCAGTGATTCAAAGAAACCCCTTTTAGTAATTGGTTATGATGATCATCCATCTCCATCAACACCTGCTTCAAATCTAAGCAGCATTAAAACACCTGAATCTGGTAAGAGATTGTATGGAGAAAGTGTCGTACGGAAAAGAATTAGGGTTTACTGGCCTATAGATAAGCAATGGTATGATGGGTTTGTTAAATCATTTGATAGTCTGAGTGGTAAACATTTGATTCAGtatgatgattctgaagaagaggaattagatttagagaaagagaagatTGAATgggtagaagaagaaaaaaagactacATTTCGTCGCTTGAAAAGGAATTTGGcttctgaaaatgttgttttgGATGTTGTTGAAAAAGAGGAGGTGAAAAGTAGTTCTGGGAGGTCACCACGGGgtttgaagatggtggtggtggaggatgaCGAGGAGGAGGAAGGGGGAAGTGGAGGGGATGATTCAGAAGACGAGGATTGGGGAAAGaatgttgagaaagagataattGATGATGAAATGGAAGAGATGGATTTGGTGGAGGAGGAAGAGGTAAATGAGGAAGTAGAAAGTAAATCTAAGAGAGGGTGTAATTCAGAGCCTAGAAAGCGAAAGAAGTTGGAAACGGAGAAATTAGGTTCTGACAAGAAGTGCAAAACTGAGGGGAATATTGGTAAAGCTGTATCAAAGATATCTCAGACTGGGAATGCCAGTGGATTATTTGGGCTAGCAGTTAATCTGGAGA GAGAGCATTTTACTCCAAACACGGAAAATGTTTTAACAGGTGATATTGCTGAGCGATTTGGCAACCGTGAAGTGGAAAAGTTTTGCTTCCTTGGGAA AGATCGTAGGGATGCTAAAAGGAGACGTCCTGGAGATGTTGATTATGATCCAAACACTCTTTACTTGCCTCCTGATTTTGTTAACAATTTGACAGGTGGCCAG AGGCAATGGTGGGAATTCAAGGCGAAGCATATGGACAAGGTCTTGTTTTTCAAG ATGGGTAAATTCTACGAACTGTATGAAATGGATGCACATGTAGGAACAAAAGAACTTGATTTGCAATACATGAAG GGAGAACAACCTCATTGTGGATTTCCAGAGAAGAATTTCTCAATGAATGCGGAAAAATTGGCTAGAAAG GGCTATCGGGTGCTGGTTGTAGAGCAGACAGAAACACCTGATCAGCTTGAATTACGTCGCAAGAAGGGTTCCAAAGATAAG GTAGTAAAACGCGAAATATGTGCAGTCGTTACTAAGGGTACATTGACAGAGGGAGAAATGTTGACAATAAAGCctgatgcttcatacatgattTCAGTTACAGAAGGTTTCATTGCATCTGAGAACCAAAAGGATCTCTTAGTTATTGGTGTTTGTATTGTTGATGTTTCTACGAGCAGGTTTATGCTTGGGAAG TTCGCTGATGATTCAGAACGTAATTCACTGGGTTCCCTATTGTCTGAGTTAAGGCCCGTAGAAATCATAAAGCCTGCTAAACTTCTCAGTTCTGAAAGTGAGAAAGTTTTGTTGACACATACGAGAAGTCCTTTGGTCAATGAGTTAGTTCCACTCTTGGAGTTCTGGAGTGCTGAAAAAACAGTTGCCGAAGTCAGAAGTATATACAGACGTCACAAGGATCAACCTGTAACATCGAAGAAACATATAGAAGATTCCGATACTAATATTGAAGATGGTGGTTCAAATGATTTACCCAGTGTTCTCTCTGGGCTAGTGAATGATGGGGAGCGTGGAAGTTATGCAGTTTCTGCATTTGGTGGTTGCCTTTCCTATTTGCGAAAGGCTTTTCTGGATCAATCACTGCTTAAATGTGCTAAGTTTGAATTATTACCGTGCTCCCAATTTCGCGATATCCCTCAAAAACCTTATATGATTCTTGATGCAGCTGCAATTGAGAACCTGGAGTTATTTGAGAACACCAGAGATGGAAGTTCTACCGG GACACTATATGGTCAACTGAATCAATGTGTCACATCATTTGGGAAACGGATGTTGAAAAATTGGCTTGTGAGACCACTGTATTTGGCAGAGTCCATCAGGGAACGTCAGGATGCTGTAGCTGGTTGTAGA GGAGATGCTTTACCCCATGTGCTTGAATTCCGGAAAGAGTTGTCCAAGCTTCCAGATATGGAGCGATTGTTGGGACGCCTCTTTTCTAGGAG TGAAGCTAATGGAAGGAATGCGAATAAAGTGGTTCTTTATGAGGACGAAGCAAAGAGACAGCTTAAAGAGTTCATCTCTGCTTTACGCGGTTGTGAATTAATGACCTGTGCATGCTCTTCTCTTAGTGCAAAGTTAGATGATGTGGATTCTAGTTTGCTCAAGCGATTATTGACACCTG GTAAAGATCTTCCTGACCTGAGTCAAGTTCTAAAGCATTTCAAGGAAGCCTTTGATTGGATAGAAGCTGATCAGTCGGGACGTATCATACCTCATGTTGGAGCTGATTCAGAATATGACTCTGCATGTGAAGTCGTTAAGGAAATCGAATCTAAACTGGAAAGACATCTAAAGGAGCAACAAAAAGTTATTCGGGATGCATCT ATCAAGTACGTTATTGTTGGGAAAGACACATACCTTCTAGAAATACCTGAGAGTTTGCAAGGGCGAGTTCCTCAGAACTATGAATTACGATCTTCAAAAAAG GGGGTTAGGAGGTATTGGACTCCTGATATTAAGAAGCTATTAGGGGAGCTTTCTCAAGCTGAATCTGAGAAGGAATctaaattgaaaagcattttgcaGAGGTTGATCGGATGTTTTTGTGAGCATCACATTAGGTGGAGGCAATTGGTCTCTGCAATTGCTG AATTGGATGTTCTGATCAGCTTGGCCATTGTTAGCGACTACTACGAAGGACCCACGTGTCGTCCAACTATCATAGATTCACCATCCTCTAGTGAAGTGCCACGGTTGTGCGCCAAAAGTTTAGGACATCCTGTCCGGACAAGTGACTCTCTAGGCAAAGGTGCATTTGTTCCCAATGATGTAAACCTTGGTGGTCCTGGATGTCCCAGCTTTATCTTACTCACTGGTCCCAACATGGGCGGGAAGTCAACTCTTATTCGTCAAGTTTGCATTGCCGTGATTTTGGCTCAG CTAGGAGCAGACGTCCCTGCAGAGTATTTTGAAATATCCCCAGTTGATCGTATCTTTGTTCGGATGGGTGCAAAAGACCATATTATGTCAGGCCAGAGTACATTCTTAACTGAACTTTCAGAGACTGCATCAATGCTG TCTTCTGCAACCAGTAAGTCATTGGTTGCGTTGGATGAACTCGGACGGGGTACATCGACTTCAGATGGGCAAGCCATTGC AGAATCAGTTCTAGATCATTTTGTTCACAAAGTACATTGCCGAGGCTTGTTTTCTACTCACTATCACCGTTTGGCAGTAGACTACGAGAGAGATCCCCAG GTGTCTTTGTGCCATATGGGATGTCGAGTTGGGAAGGAAAGCGGAGGTGTTGAAGAAGTTACATTTTTGTACAAACTGACACCTGGTGCATGTCCCAAGAGTTATGGTGTCAATGTTGCACGGCTAGCAG GTACTCCTGACTCTGTGCTGCAGAAAGCTGCAGCAATGTCTAAAGAGTTTGAGAAAGTATACGGGAAGAAAAAACTCAAGCCAACAGGGGAGTCATCAAGTTGCAACAAGGATGAAAACTTTGCATCCCTTATCAAAGAACTGGGCCACTTTCTAGCCAACTTCAGTTGCCCTGGAGATTCTGAGGTCAAGAAAATGCCTTTGCTGTGTGAACTTCAACAAACCGCACGGCGGTTGCTTTTGCAGGAACACTAG